The following are encoded in a window of Capricornis sumatraensis isolate serow.1 chromosome 7, serow.2, whole genome shotgun sequence genomic DNA:
- the C1QTNF7 gene encoding complement C1q tumor necrosis factor-related protein 7, with amino-acid sequence MFVLLYVTSFAICASGQPRGNQFKGESYSPRYICSIPGLPGPPGPPGANGSPGPHGRIGLPGRDGRDGRKGEKGEKGAAGLRGKAGPLGLAGEKGDQGETGKKGPIGPEGEKGEVGPPGPPGPKGDRGEQGDPGLPGVCRCGSIVLKSAFSVGITTSYPEERLPIIFNKVLFNEGEHYNPATGKFICAFPGIYYFSYDITLANKHLAIGLVHNGQYRIKTFDANTGNHDVASGSTVIYLQPEDEVWLEIFFTDQNGLFSDPGWADSLFSGFLLYVDTDYLDAISEDDEL; translated from the exons ATGTTTGTCTTGCTCTATGTTACAAGTTTTGCCATTTGCGCCAGTGGACAACCGCGGGGTAATCAGTTCAAAGGAGAGAGCTACTCCCCAAGGTATATCTGTAGCATTCCTGGCCTGCCTGGGCCTCCAGGCCCCCCTGGAGCGAATGGTTCCCCCGGGCCCCATGGTCGGATCGGCCTTCCAGGACGAGATGGTAGAGACggcaggaaaggagagaaaggtgaAAAGGGGGCTGCAG GTTTGAGAGGTAAGGCTGGACCCCTGGGCCTTGCTGGAGAGAAAGGGGACCAAGGAGAGACTGGGAAGAAGGGACCCATAGGAcctgagggagagaaaggagaagtaggtcctcctgggcctcctggaccaaaaggagacagaggagagcaAGGGGACCCGGGGCTGCCTGGAGTGTGTAGGTGTGGAAGCATCGTGCTCAAATCTGCCTTTTCTGTTGGCATCACAACCAGCTACCCAGAAGAAAGGCTGCCAATTATATTTAACAAGGTCCTCTTCAACGAAGGAGAACACTACAACCCTGCAACGGGAAAGTTCATCTGTGCCTTCCCAGGgatctattatttttcttatgataTCACATTGGCAAATAAACACCTGGCCATTGGGCTGGTACACAATGGGCAGTATCGGATAAAGACCTTTGATGCCAACACAGGAAACCATGATGTGGCTTCAGGGTCCACAGTCATCTATCTGCAGCCAGAAGATGAAGTCTGGCTGGAGATATTCTTCACTGACCAGAATGGGCTCTTCTCAGACCCAGGTTGGGCTGACAGCTTGttctctggatttctcctgtatgtTGACACGGATTATCTAGACGCCATATCAGAAGACGATGAGCTCTGA